Part of the Nymphalis io chromosome 8, ilAglIoxx1.1, whole genome shotgun sequence genome, tatttcaatattctcGACTTTAAAGGACAATAAGACTTCATTTCTATTGTTAGATTCTAACATCGTTCTAGAAACTGGAATTATCAAAACATATAAGCCTTATACTATCTAGTACAACAACAAAATAGGctataaaaatgttacaatatataaatgtcgTTGACTTTTCTAatgactaaaataaattaaagctacatatatatataaataaagtatttattataccaAATATATACTGGTACAATACgtctataaaagtaaaaatactatGGGATAACGTAGAAATGTAGAATAGAAGAATAaatgctaaataataataaaatatagttttaacttTGGAAATGATTTCAAATTCTTAAATTCCTAACTATGAATAGTTAGATTGTTTGTTCAAGATTTCCTCGTAATTCTTATtgtaaaagatttaaatatttaaaaattatttaaagttcttaaatttatcaaaaatgttatatttataaaaaataacaattacatataaaaaaaacatttattaattaaaagcgCATTAAGCTACATAATGCTTTAGTTGTCTTAAAATCATTGCTTTATATAGTATAgagtacataatacataaaaattctaTAAACGCGTTTAAgataacatacattttatttctgttaaaacttttttattataagatcaTTTACTAAATTCGGTAAATgtatatcagttttattaattaaaaaatatgagagTACAgtaatttgatttttgatttagcattttgttttaattaattataaataaatgccaaAATTCGATGCTCATTTTAGATCTTAAAATTTGTAACTTGCCATtacttaaagttataataagCTTAATTATTGTGCCCTGATTTTGATGTTACAATTATTCAGAATAAAGcatttaattaaagattttgttttttattctggTAACAATGTCATTGTCATGTCATGTCTGGCTGAATGTCATTGAACAAGTTTATATGCGGAATGGTgagtaactaatattttattgagtttaattttactaattgcATGCAATTTTTGTGAAATCATCATAagctaaaattacaaatataaacaaatttgtttaaaattatgtaatcatAGCTTTTGATgatttcattgaatattttatgtgaatctgtgtgaataaattatttaattttgtataatattgttattttgtgagttttaaaaattctagatattaataaaataatgtatgaaattTGTCGAGGATTTGGAATTACTAATTTCAGTTTGcacgaataataaaataatacattacaatGTGGAATGAAATCTGTTAATAATTTTCTGAACGGTACCAgtacaaaagtatttttatttattgaatttggaatttttattctaatcgtataataattgttttcttttcaaATTCCAGGTACGCTTGAATTACAAGAACAACACaaaaataacttcaaataaGAACAATCAACTTAAATCACGAAACGGAATaccataaaatacaattatctacaagtttagttattattaagttGACAAAGCCCCACCTCATAATATTTTCGAATTCCGAACTGTTACCACTACCATAaacaaaactgttttttttttaactcactAGAGACAATTTAATACGGGACCTGATAACTTTGTTTTCTTTCTATTTAATGTACAAGTTAATTACGATTAAAGCGGCTATAATTCCATATAATCAATGTCTCTACCTTAACTTACGAGTTAATCGATACACCGAAAACTGTTTACCTTCCCGGTAACGAGttacgacttttttttttttgtttgttattcattaattttaattgacattACGTGGATTTAAATAACGCGttacacatttttaatttaagttaaatttcatttttgttacgcgtaattttatgaaatttattgaaaataggtTATATAAGTTAGTTAAGCGactgtttataatattacaatttaactgaaattatataaaaaaaaaatattttattaatcgaactttgtaatttttaataattgtacgtccaatattaaatatatattcatactaTAAATGTGTTGAATTTTTTAAgcatttctatattattatgacGTTATTAATTATGAAACGTTCTCTTAATGTATTATGAATATAGCTATAAGTATCGGGAGAAAATGTctgtttattattgtattttgaatCTCTTGTGCATTTCCGATGATACCGCTTTTGTGAATGATTTACattgtatgaataaataaatttcaacaaaTACCACTGTGGCTTTTTCtttttgaaaagtttttttacaatatatatatatatatatatatatatatatatatatatattggtaacgAGGTGGTATTGATCACGTGGGGCAATTTGTTGTCGGAGCCGTTATTAAACATGTAGGCGCAAAGTAAAAGTTCAGTCTCgttgtttatttgttcgtttacaatcgataataacaaaataacaattaaccaCGCCGATTAAAGTGGTTGGAAACGCAGCAAGCTCGATACAAGAAGACAACCGTTCGCCCCGGAGTTCCTTTCCCAAGTCCCCTGCACGAGAGCGTTCAGCAAACTTCATGTGACCGATGTGAAACCATTAACAACTCATTATTCATTAACTGTCAAGTGGGCACTCTGAATTCCTGTATCGACCTTACTCAAGCTTACTACTTGACGTTTCCTAGAACCGCTTATAGACGATATTGTACTTAAATGATGGCGTCTTATCTTTGAttctgcgacatatatatacaaaatagtaaacagatttaaatataataaatactttccTAATAACTAAATTcacaataaattgaaattttaattgaaagacAACATCGCAGTAATCTAAATTtggaatatgtatgtattgccCAGTAAAATTATCGTGTTACGGTGTCGGTGACCgtactgaccgtcgtcgcgtttggactctactaccacttaccatcaggtggagtcatttgccctcccggcaaatataaaaaaaaacgcttgaGAAAATGAAgggaaaaaaatactttacgaCTAATGCTATCACATCGCATGAAGAGCACAGGAAATAGTTTAATCCAATACAATGGCTAGACCAGTAACTGTCCTTGTTATTACTGTGCCAGCAAGTACTATGCTCGGTAGACTCTACCTTACtactttatagtattttttaaaatacagcCAATAATAATAGATCTTTGGTCCATTCTTCAATGAACGATAAATcagaatttatcttttaatgagTAATTCAATTTTAGACAAAGGTGCTGAAGTATATATTTGAAAGCGTGTGaagataataaaagtaataccaTTTATAAAAATCGAATCAATTACGAAACAATACCACGTCTTTGCTCACTAGAAGGCTGTTGCCGGAGAGTACCGAAATCTTATAGCCTAATACCACCCAATGTTTAAGGTTCAACGGAGTTTGTTTGTGGTTAGAAGTGTTTTATAGTCTATGATTGCGAGGAAAACTTACGCCTGACATTTTGATGAATGTCAATAACTCAGTTGTCAAATGTCAGTAGCTCATAGTCGTGTTGATTCTAAATGCAATTGTGTTTGTCAAAACGAAATGTTTAGACGTTTGTGAATGTACGTACCATCGTTGTTACTTATTCTACTttcgaattttttattttagatttctaGTACAAATTACCTAGTGTTATGTAAATtcatactaaattataaatgtactgTGAAGAATTATCTCGAGAATTcgccttatatttaaaatcagtgCAATGACTTCGAAACTTTCGAAAATGGCTAATAAAAATTgttgtgttatgtttataattttcgcTCTCGCGATAGTTCAAGCGGTCGGTTACGACACGGAACTGTATGAAACATCAGCATGCGATAGTACAGCATGTTTTGACGCTCTTCACGGAGCTCTCGGAGACTGTTCCTGCAACGTCGATACGATCGACTATTTTAATAACGTAAAAATATTCCCGCGAATACAGAGTCTGGTAACCAAGGACTATTTTAGATTTTACAAGGTCAATTTAAAGAAAGAATGTCCATTTTGGGCGGACGATAGCAGATGTGCGATGAAATACTGTCACATTAAAACCTGTTCGAAGGAAAGTATTCCGGGTTTCGAAAGCGGCTACGAGAATGAACAAGAAGAGGAGGTGCCAGCCGCGAAGTATACACAAGAGGCGCAAACCCCGTGTAACTCTGACACCGATCATGATCCTGCTCTTGGTTACTTGAACATGACTTTGAGTGCAGCAAGCCAGTACGAAATCGCTAAGTGGAAAGCTTATGATGATTCAGTAGGAAATTTCTGCGAGTGTGATGATAAAGATGTGGAAGctgaatatattgatttatcttTAAATCCAGAGAGATATACAGGCTACAAAGGCGACTCAGCACATAGAATTTGGAGAAGCATTTATCAGGAGAATTGTTTTCGTCCTAAATTGAATCCATATCAATCATTTCCATATGTATTGAGTTCAGATTTAGGCAATATGTGCCTCGAAAAGAGAGTATTTTACAGAGCAGTATCTGGTTTACATTCTAGTATTAATATCCATTTATGTTCAAAGTTTTTACTATCAGAAAAAAAGTTAGGTTTTGCAGCTCCACCTGAAGGTGAATGGGGACCAAATTTGGCCGAGTTCCAACGTCGTTTTGATCCATCACAGACATTTGGGGAAGGTCCAAATTGGCTAAAGAatttatactttgtatatttgcTTGAAATGCGTGCTATAGCAAAAGCCGGGCCTTATTTAGAACGAGAGGATTATTTCACTGGTAACCCTATAGAGGATGAGGAGACTAGAGACGCTATACGTAATATGATAggtgttatatatacatttccTGACCACTTCAATGAGTCTTCAATGTTTAATGGTGGTAGTCAGGCTGGGAAGTTGAAGCAAGAGTTCCGTGATCACTTTTGGAACATTTCACGTATTATGGATTGCGTTGGATGTGATAAATGTAAACTGTGGGGTAAGCTGCAGACTCAGGGGTTAGGGACAGCACTCAAAATCCTCTTCTCAGGTCAGTGGGACAGTTTTGAAGGAGATCCTGATCAAGGCAAGCTAATATTGAGGCATAAGTCCCATAAACGTTTACAACGGACAGAAATAGTTGCATTATTTAATGCATTTGCTAGACTATCGAATAGTATCAGAGAACTCGAGAACTTCAGGAATATGCTCAGGTatgatattagttttattaaaaacaataaaatatttaccttataggattataatatgattatattatatatagttatgcaATGAAATGGTTCCTATTAGaaataattgttatcaatatttaaaaaaaaaacatttagtttatatatgacAATTCTGTGGCATatctattgtataatataatacatgcaTGTGTTGTTTGTCTATTAACTGTGCAGTACTAACTTTTCCTTTCACTTTGTACAACTATGTTCTCAATTATAAGCATAGTCTTTTGTGTCTTGCTTTgcatgttatatatttagaaaaaatggAATAGATCCAGTTGTCTATGgtaattatcttattaaattaaaatatggaggagtattataatatttatgataagatTTTGTTCATCTCTTGATAAATATTGCATATTAAATCCaacttgataatattatttcctGACAAGTTAAAGTTGAGGGGTTTTTTATGTTGCTATACTTTTCGTATCTGTTGGTTGCTATACGACCACGAAAAAATTTATGTCTCTATGTCGACGTGAgcaagtttttaatttgtttcgagAAAATTAGATGGAAGGTGAAGTTTTTATCTTTCGGGTCCTAGACGAATATTTAAAACTCCaaaaaatttcatattattttgtcatgtaTATACTGAATGTtgagattatttttagtatatactaCTGTAAATAATTGCTATTTACAATAAGTAAGAGTAAGTAAGGTTCCCCTATCCGTTTTTAACGCTTTTTCACATAGTTTAGTTTGGAATTTTAACAGAATCAGTAAGTAGTCAGCCAGGTCGAGTCGGTCAGGGTGGGTAAAATTTCCAAAATGTACCATCAGATGGGCCATTTGCCAGTTTGCCTACCTATTCCGAttaaggaaaaacatcgtgaggaaatctacaTGTGTCGGGTAGAATTCGTCACATGTATATACACCAaaccgcatttgagcagcgtgttGCAATATACGGGTGGACAAAATGGGACACATACATGTTGTAGCTTTTTACAACCGAATAatctttttcaaattaaaaaaaaaatatttatatgttgtatttGTACGTATGAGATATGAggcagaaataaataaaaaaaaccttaaatctATATCTATCTAAAGAAAATTTTgcatgtacatttttattgtatatcaaGGATAGTTTGATGGTCTAGTTTTTACAGCACGCTTTATGCATCAAACATTTCCATAATGAGCATAATGGTCGTGGAAATGGTGTTTGCATGTTTTCCTTATCATAAAAAGCTAAAATACTCGTAAAGTATTTAACGGTAACGAAGTGGTTAACGCCAGTTTACATTTGCATATTAATAGTAAGTTTATAGTaactattaaaatgatatatttggcCGTgcgttatttgtttataatggaATATAAACAAGAATTATAGAGTGGAAGTCGTTCGTAAGATCACTTCATGAGTGATCTTACGAACGATGAATAGATATTTTAGTGTTCGAGTGAGTGGCGCACGCGCAGAACAAACTACAAACACAAAGGCTTTTCGAGACACGGATTTGTATACATTGCGAAACACCAAACTCCAGTAATGTTTTATTGCTATGACCCAGGATTGCAGATCCTGCTAAATaacctagccactagaccaaacagacaccaataatattatatgtataaagattatcacattttattctaagatacatatgtatgtatcaatAGGAACCAGgaaaattttgaattaatttatattttttccgtTTTTCCTCATACAATATTACATAACTTTACTAATTTCATGGTATTGATCAACATTAGTTTGTCTCCATGGATGAGCGAGATAGAGTAATACCGGTGTTCACAGTACAGAGACCCTTGCTACTAATAATGTTTCGTTTAATAATTCGTAGTAAATTCACGTTTTACGtagaattatgatatttttttaaattttacaacgtTTTTTACGTGATTAAAAacttaccttttttataaatctgtGTTCCGGTTAAAATGGTGAGTAATCCAATGATTACAGAtcaaagtcaaaagtcaaagtcaaaaatctttattcaatatagaagcgttacacttacttattgattgttataAATCTACCACCAAGGTACAACGTTTTAAATGTCGGAGTTGGTggtgtattataaaacaaagtcattTGATGTTCTCTAATCTTCTCTTCTTCCTCTGACTGCTAGTAGGagaataacttaaataattggTCTACAACTTAATAAGTAGCTaaccatgctggggattgacgttcgctgcgaccttagtccaagggattacatcgaggctgttataaaaacagcttcacggaaactcggagttctgaacaaggtgcggcgttttttcacgccacaacaactgtgcctgctgtacaaaacacaggtacggtcttgcgtggaatattgctcgcacctttgggatggctccgctaagtacctactgaagGCCTTGGACctgttgcagcgacgtgccgtacgcattattggcgacgtaaaggtcacaaacacccttgaacctttacaattgcgtcgtgagatagcagcactgagcgctttctatcgactgtatcacggcgagtgctctgaggaattattctctctaattcctgcttcccccttccttcttaagtccacgcgagctggttctcgatgtcaccgcctaactgtaacatcaattccatcgcgaataaagaaatttggcaactcctttctttgtcgcacttccaaaaaatggaattccttaccagctcacgtgttcccctcctcttacaacccgggttccttcaaacgaggcgtgaagaggcatcttgcgggccggcaaggcggaggcggctagtgcagaacgtttttcccatctgtactggccgtcctcgcgtttggactctactaccacttaccatcaggtggagtagagtcatttgccctacCGGcgaatatcaaaaaaaaaaaaagccactGAACCTACAAAGCAAAGCaaattgaataggtaggcggacgagcatatgggccacctgatggtatgtggtcaccaacgcccgtagacattagcattgtaagaaatgttatgtTGCTTGTGTCTGGcgtacactggcttactcactcttcaaaccggtacataacaataccaagtacggcTGTTCTGCGGttgattatctgatgagtgggtggtacttacccagacaagcttgcacgaagccctaccaccagtattggtcgcaatatttaataattttctttgttcATAAAGAAATAGATTGGAATGTAATCTGTACATTTTAATTACGATTATCACATGGTTTGTTTTGAATCTCATAGTCAAGAGCAGTCATTggctataaatatacatactatCGAGTCGAGGGCGATGGATTGAGGGATCGCGTTGCAGTGAGGGCTAACACGATAACAGAGGTTAATCTGACTAATGCAGTTTTATGTATAGTCTATTTCAATAGATTAAACCTTACGTAAAATCGATTACAAGAAAATTGCAATAgctatgttattatgtatataatattttatcgttattCTTTTATACTTTACGAATTTTATTGAAACAGCAAAGCGAATTCCATGATAGAAAAACTGAATAACTTTATTTGCTCGATTCGGGTTTTGAATCGAGTGCTTTTCTATTCGACTTATAAACTACACACTAGCTATATCCAACGAAGTAATTCGAATTATATGTAaaagacataaataaaatatcataattaaagcTACGCCACTCTCCAGGTTTTTATCTGCAATTATCAAAACAAACTTTTTGAATGTAATTGACTATTCAAGTAAAGAAAATTGAAAGTAGTTAGaagtaatctaaaataaattgattagttATGgttgttgtataatataattatcgacAGTAACAATGCAAATTGCATTTGTTTATCTAAATGTCAATAGTAATATCGTATTACCGGTCAACacgtcatttttttaatagatttggACTGGCAGATGGGCCACCTAAAGATAaatagtcaccatcgcccatagacattgtcgccGTATGAGATATTGCTTACatcacaaatgcgccaccaaccttgggttaATATGTTACGTCCCTTGAGACTGTTACATTTGCTCACCCACCCTtacaaccggaacacaacaatactaagtatagctgtttggtggtagaatgtgttatgagtgggtggtacctactcagacaggCATTCACAAAGTCCTACCGAATACTAACACCAGAATGAACCTGGCTAGAATTTGGTCAAGTTATGTGATTTTCGTAGTTCTAATATGTAAATGATACAGCACAACTATTATACATAGGAAAAAAAATCGtagatacaataataatgacaaGGAACGAAGTAAAAAGGTCATACTAAAtagttcttatttttatataatacttgtaaAGTGTTtgagtacagtacagtacagtaacagcctgttaatatcccactgctgagctaaggcctcctctccattttgaggagaaggtttggagcttattccaccacgctgctccaatgcgggttggtagaatacacatgtggcataatttcaatgaaattagacacatgcaggtttcctcacgatgttttccttcaccgtcaagcacgagatgaattataaatacaaattaagcacatgaaaagtggtgcttgcccggttttgaacccacgatcgttggttaagattcacgcgttctaaccactaggccatctcggctatactgTTTGAGTATCTGTATATAAACAGCTGTAGCAAAATTTTGATTcgatataaaatacacaattcATTATCCTTGTTTATTGaccaacataaataaataaataatacataaataatatagaccTGAGAGGAATCATCGATCAGCGGGATTATAATTGTCTTCATTTCATCTTCAATCAATAGTTGTTtacaattattgatattttttattcgcaATGACCTTCTGGCATTATTTCATTCCCAATTACTatctaaataaatgttatatgataTCCCTTAAGGTGTAAACGTAAAATATCTGAACTTTTTCTGGAAGGCTGTTGTCAGgatgttatgttatgtacaacgctatatataacaatatgtattaaCGTATTAAGGTTATCCCACAAAAGATTTATTAATCGCGTCgcaaatgtaacaaatatttgtacGTTCCTcgtattaatatcaatttacaaattataatgtatgtaaaatgttttatatacattataattatgtattattataataaattatatgccAAGAAATTGAGAAGTGACAGTATTTCCTTAAGTTTACTTCCTAATTGATTTTTAAGTGTTATTTATTGAGCGATTTGAACCAAAGTGATGgttctttttatacataaaattgtttattcatCTATTGTATATtcatctattatttatatagaaagaaccgaatataattttggttttataaaaaaaact contains:
- the LOC126770010 gene encoding ero1-like protein isoform X2, which codes for MTSKLSKMANKNCCVMFIIFALAIVQAVGYDTELYETSACDSTACFDALHGALGDCSCNVDTIDYFNNVKIFPRIQSLVTKDYFRFYKVNLKKECPFWADDSRCAMKYCHIKTCSKESIPGFESGYENEQEEEVPAAKYTQEAQTPCNSDTDHDPALGYLNMTLSAASQYEIAKWKAYDDSVGNFCECDDKDVEAEYIDLSLNPERYTGYKGDSAHRIWRSIYQENCFRPKLNPYQSFPYVLSSDLGNMCLEKRVFYRAVSGLHSSINIHLCSKFLLSEKKLGFAAPPEGEWGPNLAEFQRRFDPSQTFGEGPNWLKNLYFVYLLEMRAIAKAGPYLEREDYFTGNPIEDEETRDAIRNMIGVIYTFPDHFNESSMFNGGSQAGKLKQEFRDHFWNISRIMDCVGCDKCKLWGKLQTQGLGTALKILFSGQWDSFEGDPDQGKLILRHKSHKRLQRTEIVALFNAFARLSNSIRELENFRNMLRSNEEKQAFVMCEKLV
- the LOC126770010 gene encoding ero1-like protein isoform X1; the encoded protein is MTSKLSKMANKNCCVMFIIFALAIVQAVGYDTELYETSACDSTACFDALHGALGDCSCNVDTIDYFNNVKIFPRIQSLVTKDYFRFYKVNLKKECPFWADDSRCAMKYCHIKTCSKESIPGFESGYENEQEEEVPAAKYTQEAQTPCNSDTDHDPALGYLNMTLSAASQYEIAKWKAYDDSVGNFCECDDKDVEAEYIDLSLNPERYTGYKGDSAHRIWRSIYQENCFRPKLNPYQSFPYVLSSDLGNMCLEKRVFYRAVSGLHSSINIHLCSKFLLSEKKLGFAAPPEGEWGPNLAEFQRRFDPSQTFGEGPNWLKNLYFVYLLEMRAIAKAGPYLEREDYFTGNPIEDEETRDAIRNMIGVIYTFPDHFNESSMFNGGSQAGKLKQEFRDHFWNISRIMDCVGCDKCKLWGKLQTQGLGTALKILFSGQWDSFEGDPDQGKLILRHKSHKRLQRTEIVALFNAFARLSNSIRELENFRNMLSSQTETQKKSIFGNVPGDVGDKKELCSGGAKPKIWS